One genomic window of Kaistia geumhonensis includes the following:
- a CDS encoding ribonuclease activity regulator RraA, with product MIETKDIVRPPRELVEKLQALGCATACSTLHHMGVRDTFIEGPVAWTPGRAVAGPALTLQFMPKREDLYGDGEYLDPEKQLHRHVLYHTQPGDIVVVDARGDMRSGIFGEMMLTYFKGRGGAGVVIDGCIRDFPHAKTIDLGYWLRGVTPNFHTQTRLMPFAVNTPIACGGVTVMPGDIIVADDDGACVVPAALGWQVLEHAGTHHDWEDFSKAMLLQGGSLQRYYPLSDEARPEYEAWRKLNPLKNG from the coding sequence ATGATCGAGACCAAGGACATCGTCCGCCCGCCCCGCGAACTCGTGGAGAAGCTGCAGGCGCTCGGCTGCGCGACGGCCTGCAGCACGCTGCACCACATGGGCGTGCGCGACACCTTCATCGAGGGCCCGGTCGCCTGGACGCCGGGCCGCGCGGTGGCCGGGCCGGCGCTGACGCTGCAGTTCATGCCGAAGCGCGAGGACCTCTACGGCGACGGCGAATATCTCGACCCGGAGAAGCAGCTGCACCGGCACGTGCTCTATCACACGCAGCCCGGCGACATCGTCGTCGTCGATGCGCGCGGCGACATGCGCTCGGGCATCTTCGGCGAGATGATGCTGACCTACTTCAAGGGCCGCGGCGGTGCCGGCGTCGTGATCGACGGCTGCATCCGCGACTTCCCGCATGCCAAGACGATCGATCTCGGCTACTGGCTGCGCGGCGTGACGCCGAACTTCCACACCCAAACCAGGCTGATGCCCTTCGCCGTCAACACGCCGATCGCCTGCGGCGGCGTGACGGTGATGCCGGGCGACATCATCGTCGCCGACGACGACGGCGCCTGCGTGGTGCCGGCGGCGCTCGGCTGGCAGGTGCTGGAGCATGCCGGCACGCATCACGACTGGGAGGACTTCTCCAAGGCGATGCTGCTGCAGGGCGGCTCGCTGCAGCGCTATTACCCGCTGTCCGACGAGGCGCGCCCCGAATATGAGGCATGGCGCAAGCTGAACCCGCTCAAGAACGGCTGA